From the Ictalurus furcatus strain D&B chromosome 19, Billie_1.0, whole genome shotgun sequence genome, one window contains:
- the LOC128623706 gene encoding mucin-2-like isoform X2 has translation MVSYLNPTLVLPQPPHFYPTSHPIQPPHFYPSSHPVMPPQYYPSSHPILPPHFYPPPSVMKQHHSFIPSVQQYPTATPSGFYHHDEYMCNGVYYSTPQPPQHTWPLLAKKELTVCEDGSMIPPRATATDVLTFDEQVAPVSTSPHVSDLECQLTSDLSPDQSRDEVSPSIPTTPSPLTGGEIMEAEEPETSTAPTPSPLTGGEIMEAEEAETSTVPTPSIPTWAEIMEAEEEETSTAPTPTPRTLGVIMEEEEEETSTAPTPTPRTLGVIMEEEEEETSTAPTPTPRTLGVIMEEEVEEEEEMSTVPTPTPLTWAKVIEAEEAGTSTVPTPSIPTWAIMEEDEEETSTAPTPTARTLGVIMEEEEEEEEETSTAPSPTPHTLGVIMEEEEEETSTTPTPTPCTLGVIMEEEEAETSTVSTHPPLTGGETMEAEEAETSTAPTPSPLTGGEIMEAEEAETSTAPTPSPLTGGEIMEAEEPETSTAPTPSPITGGEIMEAEEAEMSTAPTPSPLTGGEIMEAEEAETSTVPTPSIPTWAEIMEAEEEETSTAPTPTPRALGVIMEEEEEETSTAPTPTARTLGVIMEEEVEEEAETSTAPTPSPLTGGEIMEAEEAETSTAPTPSPLTRGEIMEAEEPETSTAPTPSPITGGEIMEAEEAEMSTAPTPSPLKGGEIMEAEEPETSTASTPSPFTGGEIMEAEEAETSTVPTPSIPTWAEVMEAEEGETSTVPNPTPLTWAEVMEAEEAETSTVPTPSIPTWAEVMEAEEGETSTVPNPTPLTWAEVMEAEEAETSTVPTPSIPTWAEIMEAEVEETSTAPTPTPRTLGVIMEEEEEETSTVPAPTPCTLGVIMEEEEEEMSTAPTPTPCILGVIMEEEEEETSTAPTRTPHTLGVIMEEETSTAPTPTPCTLGVIMEEEEEEPSTAPTPTPCTLGVIMEEEEEETSTAPTPTPCTLGVIMEEETSTAPTPTPRTLGMIMEEEEEETPTVPTPTPLTGGEIMEK, from the exons ATGGTCTCCTACCTCAATCCCACCCTAGTTCTACCTCAGCCACCCCATTTCTACCCCACATCCCACCCCATCCAGCCACCCCATTTCTACCCCTCATCCCACCCTGTCATGCCACCCCAATACTACCCCTCATCCCACCCCATCCTACCACCCCACTTCTACCCCCCACCCTCAGTGATGAAACAACACCACTCCTTCATCCCATCTGTCCAG CAGTATCCGACGGCCACACCTTCTGGATTTTATCACCATGATGAGTACATGTGCA ATGGAGTGTATTATTCCACTCCCCAGCCTCCTCAGCACACCTGGCCACTTCTGGCAAAAAAGGAGCTCACGGTG tgtgaAGATGGCAGTATGATCCCTCCTCGGGCTACTGCCACTGACGTGCTCACATTTG ATGAACAAGTGGCACCTGTGTCCACATCACCGCATGTGTCAGATCTTGAGTGTCAGCTCACCTCCGATCTGTCTCCTGACCAAAGCAGAGATGAAGTGTCTCCATCCATACCCACAACTCCTTCACCTCTCACAGGGGGTGAGATTATGGAGGCAGAGGAGCCCGAGACGTCCACAGCCCCAACTCCTTCACCTCTCACAGGGGGTGAAATTATGGAGGCAGAGGAGGCCGAGACATCCACAGTCCCAACTCCTTCAATTCCCACTTGGGCTGAGATTATGGAGGCAGAGGAGGAAGAGACGTCCACAGCCCCCACTCCTACACCTCGCACATTGGGTGTGAttatggaggaagaggaggaagagacaTCCACAGCCCCCACTCCTACACCTCGCACATTGGGTGTGAttatggaggaagaggaggaagagacaTCCACAGCCCCCACTCCTACACCTCGCACATTGGGTGTGATTATGGAGGAAGaggtggaagaggaggaagagatgtCCACAGTTCCAACTCCTACACCTCTCACTTGGGCTAAGGTTATTGAGGCAGAGGAGGCAGGGACCTCCACAGTCCCAACTCCTTCAATTCCCACTTGGGCTATTatggaggaagatgaggaagagaCATCCACAGCCCCCACTCCTACAGCTCGCACATTGGGTGTGAttatggaggaagaggaggaagaggaggaagagacgTCCACAGCCCCCTCTCCTACACCTCACACATTGGGTGTGATTatggaagaagaggaggaagagacaTCCACAACCCCCACTCCTACACCGTGCACATTGGGTGTGAttatggaggaagaggaggcagAGACCTCCACAGTCTCAACTCATCCACCTCTCACAGGGGGTGAGACTATGGAGGCAGAGGAGGCCGAGACGTCCACAGCCCCAACTCCTTCACCTCTCACAGGGGGTGAGATTATGGAGGCAGAGGAGGCCGAGACGTCCACAGCTCCAACTCCTTCACCTCTCACAGGGGGTGAGATTATGGAGGCAGAGGAGCCCGAGACGTCCACAGCCCCAACTCCTTCACCTATCACAGGGGGTGAGATTATGGAGGCAGAGGAGGCCGAGATGTCCACAGCCCCAACTCCTTCACCTCTCACAGGGGGTGAAATTATGGAGGCAGAGGAGGCCGAGACATCCACAGTCCCAACTCCTTCAATTCCCACTTGGGCTGAGATTATGGAGGCAGAGGAGGAAGAGACGTCCACAGCCCCCACTCCTACACCTCGTGCATTGGGTGTGAttatggaggaagaggaggaagagacgTCCACAGCCCCCACTCCTACAGCTCGCACATTGGGTGTGATTATGGAGGAAGAGGTGGAAGAGGAGGCCGAGACGTCCACAGCTCCAACTCCTTCACCTCTCACAGGGGGTGAGATTATGGAGGCAGAGGAGGCCGAGACATCCACAGCTCCAACTCCTTCACCTCTCACAAGGGGTGAGATTATGGAGGCAGAGGAGCCCGAGACATCCACAGCCCCAACTCCTTCACCTATCACAGGGGGTGAGATTATGGAGGCAGAGGAGGCCGAGATGTCCACAGCCCCAACTCCTTCACCTCTTAAAGGGGGTGAGATTATGGAGGCAGAGGAGCCAGAGACATCCACAGCCTCAACTCCTTCACCTTTCACAGGGGGTGAAATTATGGAGGCAGAGGAGGCAGAGACCTCCACAGTCCCAACTCCTTCAATTCCCACTTGGGCTGAGGTTATGGAGGCAGAGGAGGGAGAGACCTCCACAGTCCCAAATCCTACACCTCTCACTTGGGCTGAGGTTATGGAGGCAGAGGAGGCAGAGACCTCCACAGTCCCAACTCCTTCAATTCCCACTTGGGCTGAGGTTATGGAGGCAGAGGAGGGAGAGACCTCCACAGTCCCAAATCCTACACCTCTCACTTGGGCTGAGGTTATGGAGGCAGAGGAGGCAGAGACCTCCACAGTCCCAACTCCTTCAATTCCCACTTGGGCTGAGATTATGGAGGCAGAGGTGGAAGAGACGTCCACAGCCCCCACTCCTACACCTCGCACATTGGGTGTGAttatggaggaagaggaggaagagactTCCACAGTCCCCGCTCCTACACCGTGCACGTTGGGTGTGAttatggaggaagaggaggaagagatgtCCACAGCCCCCACTCCTACACCTTGCATATTGGGTGTGAttatggaggaagaggaggaagagacgTCCACAGCCCCCACTCGTACACCTCACACATTGGGTGTGATTATGGAGGAAGAGACGTCCACAGCCCCCACTCCTACACCGTGCACATTAGGTGTGAttatggaggaagaggaggaagagccGTCCACAGCCCCCACTCCTACACCATGCACATTGGGTGTGAttatggaggaagaggaggaagagacgTCCACAGCCCCCACTCCTACACCGTGCACATTGGGTGTGATTATGGAGGAAGAGACGTCCACAGCCCCCACTCCTACGCCTCGCACATTGGGTATGAttatggaggaagaggaggaagagaccCCCACAGTCCCAACTCCTACACCTCTCACAGGGGGCGAGATTATGGAGAAATAG
- the LOC128623706 gene encoding mucin-2-like isoform X1 translates to MVSYLNPTLVLPQPPHFYPTSHPIQPPHFYPSSHPVMPPQYYPSSHPILPPHFYPPPSVMKQHHSFIPSVQQQYPTATPSGFYHHDEYMCNGVYYSTPQPPQHTWPLLAKKELTVCEDGSMIPPRATATDVLTFDEQVAPVSTSPHVSDLECQLTSDLSPDQSRDEVSPSIPTTPSPLTGGEIMEAEEPETSTAPTPSPLTGGEIMEAEEAETSTVPTPSIPTWAEIMEAEEEETSTAPTPTPRTLGVIMEEEEEETSTAPTPTPRTLGVIMEEEEEETSTAPTPTPRTLGVIMEEEVEEEEEMSTVPTPTPLTWAKVIEAEEAGTSTVPTPSIPTWAIMEEDEEETSTAPTPTARTLGVIMEEEEEEEEETSTAPSPTPHTLGVIMEEEEEETSTTPTPTPCTLGVIMEEEEAETSTVSTHPPLTGGETMEAEEAETSTAPTPSPLTGGEIMEAEEAETSTAPTPSPLTGGEIMEAEEPETSTAPTPSPITGGEIMEAEEAEMSTAPTPSPLTGGEIMEAEEAETSTVPTPSIPTWAEIMEAEEEETSTAPTPTPRALGVIMEEEEEETSTAPTPTARTLGVIMEEEVEEEAETSTAPTPSPLTGGEIMEAEEAETSTAPTPSPLTRGEIMEAEEPETSTAPTPSPITGGEIMEAEEAEMSTAPTPSPLKGGEIMEAEEPETSTASTPSPFTGGEIMEAEEAETSTVPTPSIPTWAEVMEAEEGETSTVPNPTPLTWAEVMEAEEAETSTVPTPSIPTWAEVMEAEEGETSTVPNPTPLTWAEVMEAEEAETSTVPTPSIPTWAEIMEAEVEETSTAPTPTPRTLGVIMEEEEEETSTVPAPTPCTLGVIMEEEEEEMSTAPTPTPCILGVIMEEEEEETSTAPTRTPHTLGVIMEEETSTAPTPTPCTLGVIMEEEEEEPSTAPTPTPCTLGVIMEEEEEETSTAPTPTPCTLGVIMEEETSTAPTPTPRTLGMIMEEEEEETPTVPTPTPLTGGEIMEK, encoded by the exons ATGGTCTCCTACCTCAATCCCACCCTAGTTCTACCTCAGCCACCCCATTTCTACCCCACATCCCACCCCATCCAGCCACCCCATTTCTACCCCTCATCCCACCCTGTCATGCCACCCCAATACTACCCCTCATCCCACCCCATCCTACCACCCCACTTCTACCCCCCACCCTCAGTGATGAAACAACACCACTCCTTCATCCCATCTGTCCAG CAGCAGTATCCGACGGCCACACCTTCTGGATTTTATCACCATGATGAGTACATGTGCA ATGGAGTGTATTATTCCACTCCCCAGCCTCCTCAGCACACCTGGCCACTTCTGGCAAAAAAGGAGCTCACGGTG tgtgaAGATGGCAGTATGATCCCTCCTCGGGCTACTGCCACTGACGTGCTCACATTTG ATGAACAAGTGGCACCTGTGTCCACATCACCGCATGTGTCAGATCTTGAGTGTCAGCTCACCTCCGATCTGTCTCCTGACCAAAGCAGAGATGAAGTGTCTCCATCCATACCCACAACTCCTTCACCTCTCACAGGGGGTGAGATTATGGAGGCAGAGGAGCCCGAGACGTCCACAGCCCCAACTCCTTCACCTCTCACAGGGGGTGAAATTATGGAGGCAGAGGAGGCCGAGACATCCACAGTCCCAACTCCTTCAATTCCCACTTGGGCTGAGATTATGGAGGCAGAGGAGGAAGAGACGTCCACAGCCCCCACTCCTACACCTCGCACATTGGGTGTGAttatggaggaagaggaggaagagacaTCCACAGCCCCCACTCCTACACCTCGCACATTGGGTGTGAttatggaggaagaggaggaagagacaTCCACAGCCCCCACTCCTACACCTCGCACATTGGGTGTGATTATGGAGGAAGaggtggaagaggaggaagagatgtCCACAGTTCCAACTCCTACACCTCTCACTTGGGCTAAGGTTATTGAGGCAGAGGAGGCAGGGACCTCCACAGTCCCAACTCCTTCAATTCCCACTTGGGCTATTatggaggaagatgaggaagagaCATCCACAGCCCCCACTCCTACAGCTCGCACATTGGGTGTGAttatggaggaagaggaggaagaggaggaagagacgTCCACAGCCCCCTCTCCTACACCTCACACATTGGGTGTGATTatggaagaagaggaggaagagacaTCCACAACCCCCACTCCTACACCGTGCACATTGGGTGTGAttatggaggaagaggaggcagAGACCTCCACAGTCTCAACTCATCCACCTCTCACAGGGGGTGAGACTATGGAGGCAGAGGAGGCCGAGACGTCCACAGCCCCAACTCCTTCACCTCTCACAGGGGGTGAGATTATGGAGGCAGAGGAGGCCGAGACGTCCACAGCTCCAACTCCTTCACCTCTCACAGGGGGTGAGATTATGGAGGCAGAGGAGCCCGAGACGTCCACAGCCCCAACTCCTTCACCTATCACAGGGGGTGAGATTATGGAGGCAGAGGAGGCCGAGATGTCCACAGCCCCAACTCCTTCACCTCTCACAGGGGGTGAAATTATGGAGGCAGAGGAGGCCGAGACATCCACAGTCCCAACTCCTTCAATTCCCACTTGGGCTGAGATTATGGAGGCAGAGGAGGAAGAGACGTCCACAGCCCCCACTCCTACACCTCGTGCATTGGGTGTGAttatggaggaagaggaggaagagacgTCCACAGCCCCCACTCCTACAGCTCGCACATTGGGTGTGATTATGGAGGAAGAGGTGGAAGAGGAGGCCGAGACGTCCACAGCTCCAACTCCTTCACCTCTCACAGGGGGTGAGATTATGGAGGCAGAGGAGGCCGAGACATCCACAGCTCCAACTCCTTCACCTCTCACAAGGGGTGAGATTATGGAGGCAGAGGAGCCCGAGACATCCACAGCCCCAACTCCTTCACCTATCACAGGGGGTGAGATTATGGAGGCAGAGGAGGCCGAGATGTCCACAGCCCCAACTCCTTCACCTCTTAAAGGGGGTGAGATTATGGAGGCAGAGGAGCCAGAGACATCCACAGCCTCAACTCCTTCACCTTTCACAGGGGGTGAAATTATGGAGGCAGAGGAGGCAGAGACCTCCACAGTCCCAACTCCTTCAATTCCCACTTGGGCTGAGGTTATGGAGGCAGAGGAGGGAGAGACCTCCACAGTCCCAAATCCTACACCTCTCACTTGGGCTGAGGTTATGGAGGCAGAGGAGGCAGAGACCTCCACAGTCCCAACTCCTTCAATTCCCACTTGGGCTGAGGTTATGGAGGCAGAGGAGGGAGAGACCTCCACAGTCCCAAATCCTACACCTCTCACTTGGGCTGAGGTTATGGAGGCAGAGGAGGCAGAGACCTCCACAGTCCCAACTCCTTCAATTCCCACTTGGGCTGAGATTATGGAGGCAGAGGTGGAAGAGACGTCCACAGCCCCCACTCCTACACCTCGCACATTGGGTGTGAttatggaggaagaggaggaagagactTCCACAGTCCCCGCTCCTACACCGTGCACGTTGGGTGTGAttatggaggaagaggaggaagagatgtCCACAGCCCCCACTCCTACACCTTGCATATTGGGTGTGAttatggaggaagaggaggaagagacgTCCACAGCCCCCACTCGTACACCTCACACATTGGGTGTGATTATGGAGGAAGAGACGTCCACAGCCCCCACTCCTACACCGTGCACATTAGGTGTGAttatggaggaagaggaggaagagccGTCCACAGCCCCCACTCCTACACCATGCACATTGGGTGTGAttatggaggaagaggaggaagagacgTCCACAGCCCCCACTCCTACACCGTGCACATTGGGTGTGATTATGGAGGAAGAGACGTCCACAGCCCCCACTCCTACGCCTCGCACATTGGGTATGAttatggaggaagaggaggaagagaccCCCACAGTCCCAACTCCTACACCTCTCACAGGGGGCGAGATTATGGAGAAATAG